The genomic region taaaatttaaatttcaagtttatttaaaGTGTCTCAACTTTTTCTATGTTATCAATCATGCATGAGattttttcctataaattattttaaaatagactGATATACTTTGTATATAACATTatgatgtaataaaataattataacttataaggcattttatttctttatccATCATGTTGTGGggttaactaaataaattaaaacacctCACATTCAACAAGATGAAGATTAGTCATAAATATATTCAGCTATACCAATAGgtaataaatggtttcaaatTACCATTTTATCGTTTACCTTTTCTTCTTTATGATACTGTATTTACTGGGACTTGAATTCctttttctattaaatttattcattttgttagCCAAAAGTTCATCAGATACATCTTTTTTCATGTCCTCCTCATCATTAATATCAGGCTTTTTCTCAAGCTCCATGAGTCTTTCTATTTCTGGATTCATACCTTTAAAGGATAACCTTCCCTCTAAAAGATCCTcgcaaaatataaaacttgaTTCAGCAATATAATTCCCAGAGGCATGCTTCATTTCATTTGTAATTACGTTCGCGTATAAACTCTCGTGATCTTCAACGTTTTCCAACTCTTTTTGTAATCTCTCCTTAGtctttttcataaatttcatGTCTAATACAGATTTTGGTAATGTTGGTCTTTTAATTGGtgccattttattaaaaatacttatttaatgtGACCGGTCC from Colias croceus chromosome 3, ilColCroc2.1 harbors:
- the LOC123705793 gene encoding M-phase phosphoprotein 6 produces the protein MAPIKRPTLPKSVLDMKFMKKTKERLQKELENVEDHESLYANVITNEMKHASGNYIAESSFIFCEDLLEGRLSFKGMNPEIERLMELEKKPDINDEEDMKKDVSDELLANKMNKFNRKRNSSPSKYSIIKKKR